One window of Quercus robur chromosome 5, dhQueRobu3.1, whole genome shotgun sequence genomic DNA carries:
- the LOC126725944 gene encoding uncharacterized protein LOC126725944 translates to MQLTNLLFTSVAHKAPPVLFPKVKALNSNSPESVTLSQTLQSETLETLEWPSLCKQLSSFTSTTMGFSAAQKAKIPLGQTPEESHKLLDQTAAAAAASAMMMMMDSPPLDFSGIEDVSGILNSAVSRELLSISELCAIRRTLRAAKLLFENLKQLVNTGDCSETERYLPLLEILKHCNFQVELEHKIGFCIDCNLLIILDRASEDLEIIRSERKRNLESLDSLLKGVSSQIFQAGAIDRPLITKRRSRMCVGIRASHRHLLPDGVILNVSGSGATYFMEPKEAIELNNMEVKLSNSEKAEEIAILSLLTSEIAESEIEIRYLLDRILEVDLAFARAAYAQWMNGVCPIITSQGCEAINFNEEEDCALSVDIDGIQHPLLLESSLRSSSDVITSNSGNSVHLGDGNGTMTSLSMLRGASAYPVPIDIKIKCGTRVVVISGPNTGGKTASMKTLGVASLMSKAGMFLPAKNRPQIPWFDLVLADIGDHQSLEQSLSTFSGHITRICNILEVASRESLVLIDEIGSGTDPSEGVALSTSILQYLKDRVNLAVVTTHYADLSLLKEKDSQFENAAMEFSLETLQPTYQVLWGSTGNSNALSIAKSIGFDLNIIERAQQWVEQLKPENQQERKGLLYQSLVEERNRLEAQARRAGSLHAEILDLYHEIQNEAEDLGGRETALRVKETQQVQKELKTAKSQLDVVIQEFENGLRIASADQFNSLIKKSESEIASIVEAHCPRDAYSVNDTDSKSYTPQIGEQVQVTGLGRKLATVVEAPEDDETVLVQHGQIKVRVKKSNIRSIASSERNTETRYAPRLRRQGQQSKKLQALPEPKKGEEVSYGPLVQTSKNTVDLRGKRVEEASYHLEMAISASGPYSVLFVIHGMGTGAVKERALEILNNHPRIVKYEQESPMNYGCTVAYIK, encoded by the exons ATGCAACTCACCAATCTCCTATTCACCTCCGTCGCCCACAAAGCCCCTCCAGTTCTCTTCCCCAAAGTGAAAGCGCTCAATTCCAACTCGCCCGAGTCAGTCACTCTCTCCCAGACCCTCCAATCCGAAACCCTCGAAACCCTAGAATGGCCGTCACTCTGCAAACAACTCTCATCGTTCACGTCCACCACCATGGGATTCTCGGCCGCGCAGAAAGCCAAGATCCCCTTGGGCCAAACTCCGGAGGAGAGCCACAAGCTTCTCGATCAgacggcggcggcggcggcagCGTCggcgatgatgatgatgatggattCTCCGCCATTGGATTTCTCGGGGATCGAGGATGTCTCGGGGATTTTGAACTCGGCTGTTTCGCGCGAGTTGCTCTCGATTTCGGAGCTCTGCGCGATTCGGCGAACGCTCCGAGCCGCGAAGCTCTTGTTCGAGAACTTGAAACAGTTGGTTAATACCGGAGATTGCTCTGAAACTGAAAG GTACTTGCCTCTGCTTGAAATACTTAAGCACTGCAATTTCCAAGTGGAGTTAGAGCATAAAATAGGATTTTGCATTGATTGCAATTTGTTAATAATCCTTGATAGAGCTAGTGAAGATTTGGAGATCATTAGGTCAGAAAGGAAGAGGAACTTGGAAAGTTTGGATTCTTTGTTGAAGGGAGTGTCATCTCAGATTTTTCAGGCTGGGGCAATTGACAGACCTCTCATAACCAAGCGTCGGTCTAGAATGTGTGTTGGTATTAGGGCTTCCCACCGACATCTACTTCCAGATGGTGTAATATTAAATGTTAGTGGTTCTGGTGCAACATACTTTATGGAACCCAAAGAAGCTATAGAGTTGAACAACATGGAAGTGAAGCTTTCAAACTCTGAGAAAGCTGAGGAGATAGCAATTTTGAGCTTACTTACATCTGAAATAGCGGAATCAGAAATAGAGATAAGGTATTTGTTGGATAGAATTTTAGAAGTTGATCTTGCTTTTGCAAGGGCTGCCTATGCTCAGTGGATGAATGGGGTCTGTCCAATTATCACTTCACAGGGTTGTGAGgcaataaattttaatgaagaagaagattgtGCTCTGTCAGTAGATATTGATGGTATACAACATCCTCTGCTCCTTGAGTCCTCTCTGAGAAGTTCTTCAGATGTCATCACATCCAACTCTGGCAATTCAGTTCACTTGGGTGATGGAAATGGCACAATGACTTCTTTAAGTATGTTAAGAGGTGCATCTGCTTATCCTGTGCCAATAGacattaaaattaaatgtgGAACCAGGGTGGTTGTGATATCAGGGCCAAATACAGGAGGGAAAACTGCTTCCATGAAAACCTTAGGTGTGGCATCTCTTATGTCAAAGGCTGGCATGTTTTTACCTGCTAAGAACCGCCCACAAATTCCGTGGTTCGATCTTGTTCTAGCTGATATTGGAGATCACCAG tctttggAACAAAGTCTCTCAACTTTTAGTGGTCACATAACACGGATCTGTAACATCTTAGAAGTGGCCTCAAGAGAATCACTTGTCCTCATTGATGAAATTGGTAGTGGAACAGATCCTTCAGAAGGTGTGGCCCTTTCCACCAGCATCTTGCAGTATCTCAAAGACCGTGTTAACTTGGCCGTTGTGACCACTCATTATGCGGATTTGAGTCTCCTGAAAGAAAAGGATAGTCAGTTCGAGAATGCAGCCATGGAATTTTCACTAGAAACCTTACAACCTACTTATCAGGTCCTCTGGGGAAGCACTGGGAATTCAAATGCCTTGAGTATTGCTAAATCAATTGGTTTTGATCTAAATATAATTGAACGTGCACAACAATGGGTGGAACAATTAAAGCCTGAAAATCAGCAAGAGCGGAAAGGTTTGTTATATCAATCACTAGTAGAGGAAAGAAACAGATTAGAAGCTCAGGCCAGAAGAGCTGGATCTCTTCATGCAGAAATTTTGGATCTATATCATGAG ATCCAAAATGAAGCAGAGGATCTTGGTGGGCGTGAGACAGCTCTTAGGGTGAAGGAAACCCAACAGGTCCAGAAAGAATTAAAGACTGCAAAATCTCAGCTGGATGTTGTGATACAGGAGTTTGAAAATGGACTCAGAATTGCCAGTGCTGATCAGTTTAATTCACTGATCAAGAAATCAGAATCAGAAATTGCCTCTATAGTTGAAGCTCACTGTCCTCGTGATGCTTATTCTGTCAATGATACAGATTCCAAATCTTATACACCTCAAATTGGAGAGCAAGTCCAGGTGACGGGATTGGGACGTAAGTTAGCTACTGTGGTTGAAGCACCTGAAGATGATGAAACTGTCCTAGTACAACATGGTCAAATAAAGGTCCGTGTAAAGAAAAGCAACATCAGATCTATTGCAAGTAGCGAAAGGAATACTGAAACTAGATATGCCCCACGTTTGAGAAGGCAG GGTCAGCAGAGCAAAAAGCTCCAGGCTCTTCCAGAGCCAAAAAAGGGCGAGGAGGTTTCATATGGCCCATTGGTGCAGACATCAAAGAACACAGTGGATTTACGTGGTAAACGAGTGGAAGAAGCTTCGTACCACCTCGAAATGGCCATCTCTGCAAGTGGACCATATTCGGTTCTATTTGTCATACATGGGATGGGCACTGGGGCTGTTAAGGAGCGTGCACTTGAGATATTAAACAATCATCCACGTATAGTCAAGTATGAACAAGAAAGTCCAATGAATTATGGATGTACAGTTGCTTATATTAAGTGA
- the LOC126728182 gene encoding spore wall protein 1-like, which translates to MAAIRSIGFSPSGISGTIFSPRSGQGSGVGVDAGPGGSGGQASGSAGGGTSSTGSGSSSDSGKVKGHEGSSNGADSGSGSSGSGFDTGSRSGGGYVHDGEDLSGPKGSLMEALARIQDIINHHDDQKHTTTEDAIAPESG; encoded by the exons ATGGCAGCGATTAGATC catTGGGTTTAGTCCAAGTGGGATTAGTGGTACTATCTTTAGTCCTCGTAGTGGTCAGGGTTCTGGGGTTGGTGTAGATGCTGGACCTGGTGGTTCTGGGGGTCAAGCTAGTGGTTCAGCTGGAGGTGGAACTAGTAGTACTGGTTCTGGTTCTAGTTCTGACAGTGGAAAAGTTAAAGGTCATGAAGGTTCTAGCAATGGTGCAGACAGTGGTTCTGGTTCTTCTGGTAGTGGTTTTGACACTGGGTCTAGAAGTGGTGGTGGTTAT GTCCATGATGGTGAGGATCTTAGTGGCCCAAAGGGTTCACTCATGGAAGCACTGGCAAGGATTCAGGACATAATTAATCATCATGATGATCAAAAGCACACTACTACTGAGGATGCCATAGCCCCAGAGTCAGGGTAG
- the LOC126725945 gene encoding stem-specific protein TSJT1-like: MLAVFEKAIGNPPEELKLPSMGLETMKSRQDIVDIVRSLWPDSTVYSLANWNFMASSHENESPSQPRSIVVTDDIFCVITGALENTTELRRHYGLSRQATDAMVIVEVYKVLRDRAPYPSDQVIKDLEGKFAFILFDARSGTLFIARDREGCIELHWGITGDGSLVCCNDLNITREACGKSCAPFPPGCIFMNGSGLKSFDHPLYKVRAIAREDDNGLICRVMFQVDLYTRLPSIPRTGSAANWAENAAVPGKENI; encoded by the exons ATGTTGGCTGTTTTTGAGAAAGCAATAGGGAACCCACCAGAGGAGCTGAAGCTTCCTTCAATGGGGTTAGAAACTATGAAATCCCGGCAAGATATAGTTGATATTGTTCGGTCATTGTGGCCAGACTCCACGGTTTACAGCCTTGCAAATTGGAATTTTATGGCTTCATCACATGAAAATGAAAGTCCATCACAGCCCAG GTCTATTGTAGTCACAGATGATATCTTCTGCGTTATTACTGGGGCTCTAGAGAACACAACTGAACTAAGACGACATTATGGTCTTTCAAGACAAGCCACAGATGCCATGGTTATAGTTGAAGTTTATAAGGTTCTAAGAGATCGAGCACCCTACCCATCTGATCAAGTCATTAAAGATCTTGAAGGAAAATTTGCATTCATTCTCTTTGATGCTAGATCTGGAACACTTTTTATAGCCCGG GATCGTGAAGGATGCATAGAACTTCATTGGGGAATAACCGGTGATGGATCCTTGGTTTGCTGCAATGATCTCAATATTACAAGAGAGGCCTGTGGAAAATCTTGTGCACCTTTTCCTCCTG GGTGCATTTTCATGAATGGAAGTGGGCTTAAAAGCTTTGATCATCCACTTTACAAGGTTAGAGCAATTGCTCGTGAAGATGACAATGGCCTCATTTGTAGAGTAATGTTTCAGGTGGACTTGTACACAAGGCTCCCTAGCATTCCACGCACTGGAAGTGCAGCAAATTGGGCAGAAAATGCTGCTGTCCCTGGGAAAGAAAATATCTGA